The Actinomycetota bacterium DNA segment TTGCAGCAGAATGTGATGATCTTCGGTTCAAACTCTGCCATTTCTCCCCCTTTTTTTTGTTTGCTGAAATATGGTTAAACTTTGTTACTAACTGTTACAAGCTATTTCAAATAAAATCCCTATTCGAAGGGAATAAGGAGCGTGTGAGCCAATTGCCTCTAAGAAAACTAAAAAATTGAAAGGGTAGTGATCTTGATTTGGCTGCCTCTATAAGCTCGTGCTATTATCAAATTTCAAACTTTGAAAGTAATTTAGCCACAATGCAAACTGCTATTTCCGCCTAATTTTCTAGCTTTTATAGACTATACCTTAAAAATTCAATATGACAAATTAAAGTTTTTAATGATTGAGGGGATTCCTCATTTGAGGAAATCAATAATCAAAGATATTGGGGAATTTTATGGGAGTTTAATCGAGAGTAACCGTAATTCTTAATAAGTCAACGATGCTTGGCTTACGTCTGCCGAGAGAGGAAATGGAGAATTGAGGTCGGTTTGCGAGCTGAACGTCGGCCTTCTGAGCAACTAAGCTGGGAGAAACCAGGGTAAGTCATTTCTATCTACTAAGTTCATGCCTTAAGTATCCCGGAGGCGGCAAAGAGGAGGACCAGAACCTCGATGACGGCAAGCGCTACATATATATTGTCCCTCTTCTCGAAGAAGAGAGGAATGATGGCGATATAGCAGATTATGGTCAGGCTGGCAAGAAAGGCTACCCCGATGAAATTTAGGAAATCTCCCTTGGTGATGAGACTCAGCCATGACCAGCCGCCCTTAAGGCCAGTCTGAGCGAGATACTTATCGACTGGAAGTCCCCAATATTTGGGAAGCTCGCTTAAAGGGATGTGTGACCTGAGCGCTCCCGTTAGATAGATAAGAAACGAGACAATGAGAATAATCAGGCCGACCTTCATCCCAAAATCGAGTATCTTTGCATAGATTAGCTGCTCCTTGGTCGCTTCAAGTTTTTCTTTCATAACCTCTCCTTAAGATCCCTTCTTTTTGGTTTTTCCTTAAGCTGGCGCCCATTTTCGCTCCCTTGTCCAAAGGTCTATTTCCAGATCGAGAGCCCCTTGAGGAGGGTCCTTGTGCCCGTAAGAAAGAGCATGATGATGACTATATATCGAACCGCAGCCGGCTTGGTCTTTACCAGAATCTTTGCGCCCACCCTTGATCCGAGCATCACCCCGATGATCGACGGCACGACCAACATGGGAAGGACCGCTCCGTTATTGATATACATCCAGGCGGCTGAAGTGGCGGTTACCGAGAGAAGAAAATTGCTAGTTGCGACGGCGACCTTTAAGGGAACGCCCATCATGAGATTCAAGACCGGCACGTTCGCCCAGCCGCCCCCGATGCCAAATATGCCGGCCATGAAGCCGATTGCTACAAAGCTCGCAAGGCCACGACGTGCTCGATGAATCTCCCAGTTAATATCCTCGCCCGTCGATGATTCTCGATAGATGCCGTTTATCTTAAGGGCCACGGCAAGGGGACTTGCCTTTTTTACCTCAGGATACTCTGACTTTTTGGCCAGAGCCATGAAGAAGACGATACAAAGGATGGCGACGCCCAAGGCAGTCTGCACGATATTGGTTGGAAGAGCAAATCCCACCATCGCTCCGACGATCGAGGAGACCGAGGCGATAAGGGCCGCGGGCAGCGTCAGCCTAAGATCGGCCAGCCGCTCCTTTAGAAGGCTGGGCCCGGCCGATATCGAGCCGGAGAGGGCCACCAGCAGGCCGGCCCCCCTTACAAAATCTAAGTGAAAGGGGAAGAACCCACCGATGATGGGAACGTAGAGCGAGCCGCCCCCCACCCCACCGATGACGCCCAAAACCCCGATAAAGAAGCTGACCACGAAGAGAAGTAGGGGCCAGACCCACCAGGCGACCTCGGCCCCCGTTTTGGAGACGGCTTGAACTGCGGCCGCAAATGCGCCGCTTGGGACAAATATCAGCGTTGAAGATATCAAAAGAATAATTCTTGCCCTCGATTTTCGAAACACTTCTTCTCCCCTCTTAAAGCTAAAAAATGGATAAGGCCTTGGGACAGAGCGGCAGATGCTATGCAGCATCTTTGGCCTCCAGATAGAAGAGGACCTCTCCGGCCTGGGCTACGGCCTCGTAGAATCCCGCCTTACCCAATATTTTGAGATCTGAGCAGAGCTGCGGCCCCCAGGCTAAGAGGTGCTCTTTTAGAAACTCTTTGGCCAAGGAGAGCTCGCCCCTCTGATACAAAAGGGCCATAAACTCGCATTCGTGGGCGATATGATCGGGCATCTCGCCGGCCGCCCCCATCCCAAGCCCCTTATAATAGGCGGCAACTCTTCTGGCCGCCTCGCCCATCACCTGGCGCTCCCCAAGATAGACCGACTCATATGGCGGTATGAAAGGCAAGTAAGAGTCGAAAAATATCCTGGTGTATTCGGTTTTTAGAGAATCTAGAAGCTCGACCGGGTCCTCGTCCTTTAAGCTTTCAAGAAAGGGATGGGGCGGTAAGGGCGAGAAGGAGTGCTCTCCTCTTGCGCTTGAGACAAGACTCTCCACAAAGGACTCTGTCGGCTCGGTCAAGGCCTGGGCGAGCCAGCCATATAGGCGGGCTTTATCTTCGGCGCTTAAGGTGAGTGGCCCAAACTCCGGGGCTGGAGTGGACTCAAATCTGGGACTCTCTGAGATCATCGCCCTAACCCAGTGGAGGTGATCATGCTTTGCCCCCTCCTTCTTCCAGAATTTCACGTCCTTTTCGTCGACGAAGAGTTGACCCAGTCGACCGGTCTCTTTAGCTGACATGTCTCTCCATCGCCTCTATTTTGGCAAAATGACTCAAGAAATCGCCCTCTATCAAATCGCTCTTTATCTTATCGATCTCTTTTTGGCTCCTTATGAAAGAGGTTAGAACGCCTCCATAGCTCACGTCGCCGACCAAGATCGCACCGACCAGTCGTTTGCCCTCGAATATCAGTTTTCGATAGAGGCCGCTTTCATTATGGATCGCTACCTCATAACCCTCGCCGGCCAAGGTTAGGCCCATCGTCATCACGGGAAGACCATAGACCTCGACAGAGTTCATGATCATGCCGCCTTGGTATGGGCGCTTCTGGCCGGCCATATTGAGCCCGGCCAACCTTCCCTGCTCGTAGGCGAGGGGAACGATGGCGATGACCGACGCCCGCTTGTTTAGGATATCATAGGCCTGCACTACATCGCCGGCCGCATAGACGTCATCCAGACTTGTCCGCATATACTCATCGACCACTATTCCTCGGTCGATCTCGATGCCGCTCTCTTTGAACGGCTCCACATTGGGTCTTACCCCGATGGCTACAACCAGAATCTCGCAATCGAGCTTTCGGCCGTCGTCTAAGAGAACTCCTCTGACGTTGCCGTCTTCATCGGCCAAGATCTCGGTGACGGTGTGAGAGGTGATCGCCTTGATTCCGGCCTCGGCCAAGCGCCGGCTGACCATCTCTCCGGCGGCCTCATCTAAGGCCAGGGCCAAAAGCCGCTCTCCGAGCTCGACGATGGTCACATCCGCGCCCGAATTGTTCAGCCCCTCCGAGGCCTTGAGACCGATAAGACCGCCGCCGATGACGACCGCCTTCCTGCCTTTGGTGGCCAACTCTTTTAAGCCTTTGGCATCATCCCAGGCGGTGAAGGTGAAGATATTCTTGGCCTCAAGCCCCTTCATCGGCGGCACAAAGGGCTTGCCGCCGGTTGAGATGAGTAGCTTGTCGTAAAGAACCTCTTGGCCCGATGATAATATTACGGATTTTCTGGCGGGCGAGATCTCCGCCACTTCCTGATCCAGCAGAAGATTTACGAAGTTATCTTGATAGAATGAGGAGTCGCGGTAGAACATCTTCTCCTCACTCACCTTGCCGCTCAGATAATACGAGATGAGGGGGCGGGCATAGGTAGAGTAGGGTTCATTGGAGATGATGGTTATCTCCCCTTGACCGTCAACTTCTCTAATGGCTTCGGTGGCCGCAACTCCCGCATAAGAATTGCCGATGATCACATATCTCATCATCTATTCTTCAGGTGGCAGAAAATAACCAACTGAATTCTCCCTTCTTCGATCCTGCGAGTAGGTGGTCGGTCCCACCTTGACCAGGGCCCCGGGTTTGCAAACTTGAACGCAGGCGGGGATCTCCTCCTCCAAGCAGCCCTCGCACTTGTAGGCCAAGTGTTCACCCGCCGCTCGCAGGGTCGCCCCAAAGGGGCAAGCCATGATGCACATCCAGCAACCGACGCATTTGGCGTAATCGGTCTGGACGAAGCCATCTCTTTTAACCCGCGCCCCGGGCATGCAGGCAGCCACACAAGGGGGCTCTTCGCAGTTGTGGCAGAGGATGGGAATGCGTAAGTCGCCCTCCTCCTTGATGCTTATCCTAGAGACCGCCTCTTTATCAGCGTTTGAGCCGACCGCTTCCTTGCAGGCAGAGAGGCAATCTCTGCAGCCATCGCAGAGCTCGGCGACTACGCGCACCTCCTGGCCGCGCTCGCCTATCATCCCTTCTATCATCTCTCTTCTTGAATTTGGTGGCTGCTGCAAAATCTGCCCCTTACGGCAAAGTTATCTCCAAAAGATTAAGGGAGGAGAGGTTCTCCCCCCTAGCAAGTCTCCGCCCTGATAGCCTTAGGCCATTTAGCCAGTCTCTCTTTTAGTAGAACGGGCTCGGTTCGTAGTATTTGATCTTGGCCTCATCCAAGAGGGTTTTGACCCTCTCCTCGTCGGCTGGGCTCAAATGAATGGTGGCATGATAGGGCTCCACCGAAGAGACCGTCTTATAGACGATTTTAACCTTCTCTTTTTGCAGTAGGTCAAAAGCTTTGGAGTAGTCTCCGCTTAAATACTCCACCCGAAGGGGAGCCGTAACAACGGTTCCAACGCCGCTCATCTTGCTTCCTCCTTAAAATCTCTACCTTTAAACCTTGACCTCTAAACCTCTGGGGTTAGAACGCCCTC contains these protein-coding regions:
- a CDS encoding 4Fe-4S binding protein is translated as MQQPPNSRREMIEGMIGERGQEVRVVAELCDGCRDCLSACKEAVGSNADKEAVSRISIKEEGDLRIPILCHNCEEPPCVAACMPGARVKRDGFVQTDYAKCVGCWMCIMACPFGATLRAAGEHLAYKCEGCLEEEIPACVQVCKPGALVKVGPTTYSQDRRRENSVGYFLPPEE
- a CDS encoding FAD-dependent oxidoreductase, encoding MMRYVIIGNSYAGVAATEAIREVDGQGEITIISNEPYSTYARPLISYYLSGKVSEEKMFYRDSSFYQDNFVNLLLDQEVAEISPARKSVILSSGQEVLYDKLLISTGGKPFVPPMKGLEAKNIFTFTAWDDAKGLKELATKGRKAVVIGGGLIGLKASEGLNNSGADVTIVELGERLLALALDEAAGEMVSRRLAEAGIKAITSHTVTEILADEDGNVRGVLLDDGRKLDCEILVVAIGVRPNVEPFKESGIEIDRGIVVDEYMRTSLDDVYAAGDVVQAYDILNKRASVIAIVPLAYEQGRLAGLNMAGQKRPYQGGMIMNSVEVYGLPVMTMGLTLAGEGYEVAIHNESGLYRKLIFEGKRLVGAILVGDVSYGGVLTSFIRSQKEIDKIKSDLIEGDFLSHFAKIEAMERHVS
- a CDS encoding molecular chaperone TorD family protein, whose protein sequence is MSAKETGRLGQLFVDEKDVKFWKKEGAKHDHLHWVRAMISESPRFESTPAPEFGPLTLSAEDKARLYGWLAQALTEPTESFVESLVSSARGEHSFSPLPPHPFLESLKDEDPVELLDSLKTEYTRIFFDSYLPFIPPYESVYLGERQVMGEAARRVAAYYKGLGMGAAGEMPDHIAHECEFMALLYQRGELSLAKEFLKEHLLAWGPQLCSDLKILGKAGFYEAVAQAGEVLFYLEAKDAA
- a CDS encoding sulfite exporter TauE/SafE family protein; protein product: MISSTLIFVPSGAFAAAVQAVSKTGAEVAWWVWPLLLFVVSFFIGVLGVIGGVGGGSLYVPIIGGFFPFHLDFVRGAGLLVALSGSISAGPSLLKERLADLRLTLPAALIASVSSIVGAMVGFALPTNIVQTALGVAILCIVFFMALAKKSEYPEVKKASPLAVALKINGIYRESSTGEDINWEIHRARRGLASFVAIGFMAGIFGIGGGWANVPVLNLMMGVPLKVAVATSNFLLSVTATSAAWMYINNGAVLPMLVVPSIIGVMLGSRVGAKILVKTKPAAVRYIVIIMLFLTGTRTLLKGLSIWK